The nucleotide window GCACTTCGTCGTCTGGGTCAGCTCTTGGGGTCTCAGCCACGGCCCCCTCCCGTGGAGCAGGCCACACTACAGGACTTGAGTCAGCTCATCATCCGAAACTGCCCCTCCTTTGACATTCACACCATCCACGTGTGTCTGCACCTTGCAGTCTTACTTGGTGAGGAGGGTGTCTGGGGGGTGGGTGTTCACGGAAGAATAGAGAAAGAGCGTAGAAGACCCAAGATCACTGACAGAATTCACCTCTTGGGCTTTGGCAGGACTGGTGCATACCTTGGCACACTTGCTGCCGCTCCCCTTGTATCCACAGCTGACACCAGGAGTCGAGCAGCATTCCCTGCAGCTTAGCTAGGGGTGCCAAGCCCGGATTCCTTCCTACACAGTGCTCTAGAAAGCCACTACAGTTTGTCACCATTGGCGTGAGATGAGAGCTCATTTGCCATCTTTATTTGAGTTCTTGCCCGCAGACTGTCCTGATAACCTCACAGTCACATGGTATTTCACACTTCTCCAGTGCTTCCACTTACACTATAGCCCATCCAGTCCAGAACACAGAGACGTGAAAGGTTGGGAATTCATCAGCTGAACCCCATGACTGGAACAGAGCAGCTCCCTGTTACCAGGCCTGcctcctctgaccctctccctctCAGGCTTCCCATCAGATGGGCCCCTGATGTGTGCCCTGGAGCAGGAGAGAAGGTTCCGCCTCCCTCCGAAGCCACCTCCCACCCTGCAACCTGTCCTGCACGGTGGGCAAAGATTGGAAGCTGCTCTGAGCTGCCCTCATTTCCTGAGGCGTCCACGGCAGCACCTCATCCGCAGCCTGGCAGGTGCTGGAGGGGACTGAAGGCAGGTGGCGGGGAGGGGCTGAAGAGGAGGCCGGTGGTGGTGTCTGGACTGAGGGTCCAGCATAATAGGCTGTTCTTCACAGAGGCCAGGCCAGAGGAACTGACTCCTCACGTCATGGTGCTCCTGGCCCAGCACCTGGCCCGGCACCGGTTGCGGGAGCCCCAGCTTCTGGAAGCCATTGCCCATTTCCTGGTGGTCCAGGAAGCCCAGCTCAGCAGCAAGGTGGGATTACCTCCCACCCTGCCATGCTTGTCTCCTAGCCCTCCACGGTGTCAAGCCCAGCTCCCTGTCAGCTTGATTGGCTGCCTCCTGCAGCAAGCAGCCAGGCCCTCTGCTCTGTCCCCCTGGGGTTTTATCTTTGCACACCCCCTCCTGGCTCATCCACCTACCCAGTGTGTATGCCTGGCTCTCTGCAGTTCTACTCACTTAGCACTGTCTTAGCTTCATTAAGCCCACTCCTCTTAAGTCTTCAGGGCCAGACCCCACAGCGATGTCTCCTCCATTGGTTTGATTAATCACGTGGGGCTCAAGACACGGGTTGTGCTGTCAAACTTCTGGTGTGTACGTCGGGGGAGAGGGATCGCTCTGCCTTTACAGAGACATTACAAGCCTGCAGGCCAAGCCTCCCTGAGGTTCAGCTTGTGAAAGGTATCAACTGTTTCATGCTAGGTGAAGGGCTGCTCTTCCTCCACAGGTGGTACAGAAGTTGGTCCTGCCCTTTGGGCGGCTGAACTACTTGCCTCTGGAACAGCAGTTTATGCCCTGTCTTGAGAGGATCCTGGCTCGGGAAGCAGGGGTGGCCCCCCTGGCCACTGTCAACATCTTGATGTCACTGTGCCAGCTGCGGTGCCTACCCTTCCGAGCTCTGCACTTTGTCTTTTCCCCAGGCTTCATCAACCACATCAGTGGTGCGCACACAGGAGAGCCAGCGGGGATCCCCAAGGGCcactgggcagggggaggcaggggtgggagtcTGTAGCCCCTCGAGCCTCAGTCCCGCTTTCCCGCAGGCACTCCTCATGCCTTCATTGTGCGGCGCTACCTCTCCCTGCTAGACACGGCTGTGGAGCTGGAGCTTCCAGGATACCGGGGTCCCCGTCTTCCCCGAAGGCAGCAAGTGCCCATCTTCCCCCAGCCACTCATCACTGACCGTGCCCGCTGCAAGTACAGGTGGATGGGGaggctgaggggaggggaggggaccctGAACTGTCCATGCAGAGGCATTCTTAGCAGTCCTAGAGGGAAAAATGGGCCTTGGAAGGCCTTTGCTCAGGGTCCAGGCACGACAGGGGACAGAATTAAGATGAGCCTCCTGAGCCTTTCCTTGTCGGTCTTCCTACCCCATCCCAGTCACAAGGATATAGTAGCGGAGGGGCTGCGCCAGCTGCTGGGGGAAGAAAAGTACCGGCAGGACCTGACGGTGCCTCCAGGCTACTGCACAGGTGAACCCCAGTGGCGGGGGGGCGGCTGGCAGGGTACAGAGCCTGGGCTGGAAGCCAGCCGccctctttcttccccctccAGACTTCCTGCTCTGCGTCAGCAGCTCCGGTGCTGTGCTTCCTGTGAGGACCCAGGACCCCTTCCTACCGTACCCTCCCCGGTCCTgtccccagggccaggctgccTCTCAGTCCACTACCCATGACCCCGCCCAAAGGTAAGGGAAGAAGGTGGGAGAGCCTCCCACCTCTGTAGACAGCACCCTGAGCTGCAGTCTGCTCCCCACAGGGTGGTGCTGATGCTGCGAGAACGCTGGCATTTCTGCCGGGATGGCCAAGTGCTGCTGGGCTCCCGGGCCCTCCGGGAGCGGCACCTGGGCCTGATGGGCTACCAGCTCCTGCCGGTGAGAGCACCCACCC belongs to Canis lupus baileyi chromosome 15, mCanLup2.hap1, whole genome shotgun sequence and includes:
- the FASTK gene encoding fas-activated serine/threonine kinase isoform X1, with translation MRRPRGEPGSRAPRPTEGATCAGPGEPWSPSPNSMLRLLLSAQASAARLSGLLLLPPVQPCCLGPSKWGDQPPGGGLHAGPVQGLQRLLEQARSPGELLRWLGQNPTKVRAHHYPVALRRLGQLLGSQPRPPPVEQATLQDLSQLIIRNCPSFDIHTIHVCLHLAVLLGFPSDGPLMCALEQERRFRLPPKPPPTLQPVLHGGQRLEAALSCPHFLRRPRQHLIRSLAEARPEELTPHVMVLLAQHLARHRLREPQLLEAIAHFLVVQEAQLSSKVVQKLVLPFGRLNYLPLEQQFMPCLERILAREAGVAPLATVNILMSLCQLRCLPFRALHFVFSPGFINHISGTPHAFIVRRYLSLLDTAVELELPGYRGPRLPRRQQVPIFPQPLITDRARCKYSHKDIVAEGLRQLLGEEKYRQDLTVPPGYCTDFLLCVSSSGAVLPVRTQDPFLPYPPRSCPQGQAASQSTTHDPAQRVVLMLRERWHFCRDGQVLLGSRALRERHLGLMGYQLLPLPFEELESQRGLPQLKSYLRQKLQALGLRWGPEGG
- the FASTK gene encoding fas-activated serine/threonine kinase isoform X2; amino-acid sequence: MRRPRGEPGSRAPRPTEGATCAGPGEPWSPSPNSMLRLLLSAQASAARLSGLLLLPPVQPCCLGPSKWGDQPPGGGLHAGPVQGLQRLLEQARSPGELLRWLGQNPTKVRAHHYPVALRRLGQLLGSQPRPPPVEQATLQDLSQLIIRNCPSFDIHTIHVCLHLAVLLGFPSDGPLMCALEQERRFRLPPKPPPTLQPVLHGGQRLEAALSCPHFLRRPRQHLIRSLAEARPEELTPHVMVLLAQHLARHRLREPQLLEAIAHFLVVQEAQLSSKVVQKLVLPFGRLNYLPLEQQFMPCLERILAREAGVAPLATVNILMSLCQLRCLPFRALHFVFSPGFINHISDTAVELELPGYRGPRLPRRQQVPIFPQPLITDRARCKYSHKDIVAEGLRQLLGEEKYRQDLTVPPGYCTDFLLCVSSSGAVLPVRTQDPFLPYPPRSCPQGQAASQSTTHDPAQRVVLMLRERWHFCRDGQVLLGSRALRERHLGLMGYQLLPLPFEELESQRGLPQLKSYLRQKLQALGLRWGPEGG
- the FASTK gene encoding fas-activated serine/threonine kinase isoform X3, which gives rise to MLRLLLSAQASAARLSGLLLLPPVQPCCLGPSKWGDQPPGGGLHAGPVQGLQRLLEQARSPGELLRWLGQNPTKVRAHHYPVALRRLGQLLGSQPRPPPVEQATLQDLSQLIIRNCPSFDIHTIHVCLHLAVLLGFPSDGPLMCALEQERRFRLPPKPPPTLQPVLHGGQRLEAALSCPHFLRRPRQHLIRSLAEARPEELTPHVMVLLAQHLARHRLREPQLLEAIAHFLVVQEAQLSSKVVQKLVLPFGRLNYLPLEQQFMPCLERILAREAGVAPLATVNILMSLCQLRCLPFRALHFVFSPGFINHISGTPHAFIVRRYLSLLDTAVELELPGYRGPRLPRRQQVPIFPQPLITDRARCKYSHKDIVAEGLRQLLGEEKYRQDLTVPPGYCTDFLLCVSSSGAVLPVRTQDPFLPYPPRSCPQGQAASQSTTHDPAQRVVLMLRERWHFCRDGQVLLGSRALRERHLGLMGYQLLPLPFEELESQRGLPQLKSYLRQKLQALGLRWGPEGG
- the FASTK gene encoding fas-activated serine/threonine kinase isoform X4; this translates as MVSITQLHASTPALCPGLCCSAVWPAAAPASTALLSGAQQVGGPASWRRPPCRPRAGATAASGTGEEPWGAAALAGPEPHQGFPSDGPLMCALEQERRFRLPPKPPPTLQPVLHGGQRLEAALSCPHFLRRPRQHLIRSLAEARPEELTPHVMVLLAQHLARHRLREPQLLEAIAHFLVVQEAQLSSKVVQKLVLPFGRLNYLPLEQQFMPCLERILAREAGVAPLATVNILMSLCQLRCLPFRALHFVFSPGFINHISGTPHAFIVRRYLSLLDTAVELELPGYRGPRLPRRQQVPIFPQPLITDRARCKYSHKDIVAEGLRQLLGEEKYRQDLTVPPGYCTDFLLCVSSSGAVLPVRTQDPFLPYPPRSCPQGQAASQSTTHDPAQRVVLMLRERWHFCRDGQVLLGSRALRERHLGLMGYQLLPLPFEELESQRGLPQLKSYLRQKLQALGLRWGPEGG